The proteins below come from a single Cervus canadensis isolate Bull #8, Minnesota chromosome 2, ASM1932006v1, whole genome shotgun sequence genomic window:
- the LOC122428817 gene encoding translation initiation factor IF-2-like — protein MARGGLGAPAGPRLPPPRAGGGARPHFPAQPTPRGKEAGGEAFLEKLKGSPSGQRASEARHQTPTSGKNQRSRNRVSPPFRWGGGRREKGARVAGSRREAVAGRHGPPTGPTPRLRRSPLRLPKAERSSGTEASARPGPLAARVPQPARSQPQPPLGPRRRGAGRRRRGGACRLRRGSTGTVPGPCPGEARTNLGGQPGQLWPPSPGLGGGGRWRHHLRRAATAAPGRAGAAEARGALHPAPAAPPAAATSKRGGGAGAPRAAAAAATGAAAHDSVTGGIRQSVTWTPGPCRRCSFGTNRSRRAPPLALPQPMGAGPGLHVMASSLPPRLSGAGGRGASAAGLADRREGWRVRWPGVGHWRREAAAPRAGAPGGVGAAAGARRPPSCSSVKCPPGPGTMPAPNVARRARVHLRHLHPSWGYPVSWTSDSRFFTG, from the exons ATGGCCCGCGGCGGGCTGGGTGCACCTGCGGGCCCCCGGCTCCCTCCCCCTCGCGCTGGGGGCGGGGCGCGCCCTCActtcccagcccagcccaccccGCGCgggaaggaggcgggaggggaggcGTTTCTGGAGAAGTTGAAGGGCTCACCTTCTGGGCAGCGGGCCAGCGAGGCCAGACACCAAACACCCACCTCCGGGAAGAATCAGCGGAGCCGTAACCGGGTCTCCCCGCCCTTCCGATGGGGCGGAGGGAGGCGAGAGAAGGGAGCGCGCGTGGCGGGGAGCCGGAGAGAGGCGGTCGCAGGCCGGCACGGTCCTCCCACGGGGCCCACTCCGCGGCTCCGGCGCTCGCCGCTCAGATTGCCGAAAGCGGAACGATCTTCGGGGACCGAGGCTAGCGCTCGGCCCGGCCCGCTGGCCGCCCGCGTCCCCCAGCCCGCGAGGTCCCAGCCACAGCCTCCGCTCGGGCCGCGGCGCCGCGGGGCAGGTCGCCGGCGCCGGGGTGGCGCGTGTCGGCTGCGGCGCGGCTCCACCGGCACAGTCCCCGGCCCCTGCCCGGGAGAGGCGCGCACCAACCTTGGGGGGCAGCCCGGGCAGCTTTGGCCGCCTAGCCCCGGCTTAGGCGGAGGCGGGAGGTGGCGGCATCACCTGCGGCGTGCGGCTACTGCTGCTCCCGGACGCGCCGGGGCGGCGGAGGCGCGCGGCGCCCTGCACCCTGCTCCCGCGGCCCCGCCCGCGGCTGCCACCTCGAAGCGCGGCGGAGGAGCCGGGGCACCacgggcggcggcagcggcggcgacGGGAGCAGCAGCACATGACTCTGTAACGGGGGGAATTAGACAAAGCGTAACATGGACTCCGGGCCCGTGCAGGCGCTGCAGCTTCGGGACCAACCGCAGCCGGCGAGCGCCGCCACTGGCTCTGCCGCAGCCAATGGGGGCGGGCCCGGGCCTCCATGTGATGGCGAGCTCTCTTCCCCCGCGGCTCTCCGGTGCCGGGGGTCGGGGCGCTTCCGCCGCCGGGCTGGCTGACCGGAGGGAGGGGTGGCGAGTTCGGTGGCCCGGGGTCGGGCACTGGCGGCGGGAGGCGGCGGCGCCGCGCGCAGGTGCACccggcggggtgggggcggccgCCGGAGCCCGCCGTCCCCCCAGCTGCTCATCAGTGAAATGCCCACCTGGGCCGGGCACGATGCCCGCGCCCAATGTCGCCAGACGGGCGAGAGTCCATCTCAGGCACCTTCACCCTTCCTGGGGCTATCCTGTCAGCTGGACCTCTGATA gcagattcttcaccggcTGA